A single Anaerolineae bacterium DNA region contains:
- a CDS encoding M42 family metallopeptidase, giving the protein MVELIKTLTETYGPAGNEARIRQLLRDMVKDKADEVKVDALGNLIALKKGKGGKKVMLAAHMDEIGIVVNYVDEKGFLRFSAMGGVFPHTLVGNRVEFENGVVGVIGVEKLESPEKVPTFDKLYIDVGAESREDCPVKVGDIGVFSRPLVAQGNRLIAKAFDDRIGCAILVKLLEELKDCPHDLYIVFTVQEELGLRGAITSAYGIAPDVGIAVDVTRTGDTPEAPKMAVTLGKGPAIKVKDARMVSHPGVRQALIRAAEEEGIPYQLEVLEGGTTDAAAIQLTREGIPAGVISIPCRYIHTPSEMVDLRDVENAVKLLLRYLSFAELA; this is encoded by the coding sequence ATGGTAGAGCTCATAAAAACTCTGACAGAAACTTATGGACCGGCGGGGAATGAAGCTCGGATCCGCCAGCTCCTACGGGATATGGTGAAAGACAAAGCAGATGAAGTTAAAGTGGATGCCCTGGGCAACCTGATAGCCCTTAAGAAAGGCAAAGGCGGAAAGAAAGTCATGTTAGCTGCCCACATGGATGAAATTGGCATCGTGGTAAACTACGTTGATGAAAAGGGCTTTTTGCGCTTCTCGGCTATGGGAGGCGTTTTCCCTCATACCCTGGTGGGGAACAGGGTGGAATTTGAGAACGGAGTGGTGGGAGTCATAGGAGTTGAGAAGCTGGAAAGTCCGGAAAAGGTCCCCACTTTTGACAAACTTTATATAGATGTAGGGGCTGAAAGCCGGGAAGACTGCCCGGTGAAAGTAGGAGACATAGGTGTCTTCTCCCGCCCCCTGGTGGCTCAGGGCAACAGGCTAATAGCCAAAGCCTTTGACGACCGCATAGGGTGTGCTATTCTGGTCAAGCTCTTAGAAGAGCTTAAAGATTGCCCCCATGACCTCTACATAGTCTTCACCGTTCAGGAGGAGCTGGGGCTCAGAGGGGCGATAACTTCGGCTTATGGCATTGCTCCCGATGTAGGAATAGCGGTGGATGTTACCCGGACGGGGGATACGCCCGAAGCGCCTAAAATGGCGGTAACCCTGGGTAAAGGGCCAGCTATAAAGGTTAAAGATGCCCGAATGGTTTCCCATCCCGGAGTAAGGCAAGCTCTTATCCGCGCCGCCGAAGAGGAAGGTATACCCTATCAGCTGGAGGTTCTGGAAGGCGGCACTACTGATGCAGCAGCCATCCAGCTTACCAGGGAAGGAATTCCAGCTGGAGTTATCTCCATCCCCTGCCGTTACATCCACACCCCATCGGAGATGGTGGACCTGAGGGATGTGGAGAATGCTGTAAAGCTTCTCCTGCGTTACCTTTCCTTTGCAGAGCTTGCCTGA
- a CDS encoding peptide ABC transporter substrate-binding protein: MQSKTRFFTIVLIILASLCCATIFIGGGFWAIYRYYVSREGITPSPVAVTPQPGGVLRIAGFEPVTLDPALVEDIYSAEYVTKIFSGLVTLNEFLEVAPDLAERWEVSGDGTVYTFYLRKNAYFHNGKPVTAEDVKYSLERACDPATGSHTAGIYLDDIKGVKEKLAGEAPEIEGVEVLDQYTLRISIDAPKAYFLAKLTYPVAFVVDKENVESGSDWTSRPNGTGPFKLKSYDPEKGITLETFANFYGQKPLIEQVEFIFPEGSPFVMYQTGEIDVTPVGVENIEQVLDPQNPMSKELMKVSSLDLMYVAFNVKKEPFEDPDVRKAFACATDRASIVKALFKGMVKEAKGILPPGMPGYTEKAKGLVCEPSQAMDFLKRSSYGGPEGLPSITLSVSGSTALAQALVEMYKNSLEVAVEIEQIPWDLFLREVNEHKLQMFILGWSADYPDPHNFLDIHFHSQSPGNNTGYSNPEVDRLLEEARVEKDHSRRMALYQQAEDLILKDAPWVPLFHGVDYILVKPYVREFVVSPIGTLYLNKTYISR; encoded by the coding sequence ATGCAGAGTAAAACTCGTTTCTTTACCATAGTCCTCATAATTCTGGCTTCCCTCTGCTGTGCCACTATTTTCATAGGAGGAGGGTTCTGGGCCATCTACCGTTACTACGTTTCAAGAGAAGGGATAACCCCATCCCCCGTAGCGGTAACTCCCCAACCGGGAGGGGTATTAAGGATAGCTGGCTTTGAACCTGTAACCCTTGACCCCGCTTTGGTGGAAGATATTTACTCCGCCGAATACGTGACGAAAATTTTCTCGGGCCTTGTAACCCTGAACGAATTCCTGGAAGTTGCTCCGGATCTGGCTGAAAGATGGGAAGTAAGCGGTGATGGAACTGTTTACACCTTCTATCTGCGAAAGAACGCTTATTTCCACAATGGGAAACCCGTTACCGCTGAAGACGTCAAATACTCCCTGGAGCGCGCCTGTGACCCCGCCACTGGCTCCCATACAGCCGGCATTTACCTTGACGATATAAAAGGGGTTAAGGAGAAACTGGCCGGGGAAGCCCCTGAAATAGAGGGAGTTGAGGTCCTGGACCAGTATACCCTTCGTATCTCCATAGATGCTCCCAAGGCTTACTTTCTGGCTAAACTTACTTACCCTGTAGCCTTCGTGGTGGATAAAGAAAATGTAGAAAGCGGCTCCGATTGGACTTCCAGACCCAATGGGACCGGCCCCTTCAAGCTCAAAAGCTATGACCCCGAGAAAGGTATAACCCTTGAAACCTTCGCCAACTTTTACGGCCAGAAGCCTCTTATCGAGCAAGTTGAGTTCATATTCCCCGAAGGTTCACCCTTTGTCATGTATCAGACGGGAGAAATAGATGTGACCCCAGTCGGGGTGGAGAACATAGAGCAGGTGCTGGACCCTCAAAACCCCATGAGCAAAGAATTAATGAAAGTTTCATCCCTGGACCTAATGTATGTGGCCTTTAACGTAAAGAAAGAGCCCTTTGAAGACCCGGATGTGCGAAAGGCCTTTGCGTGCGCTACGGATCGGGCAAGTATCGTTAAAGCTCTTTTTAAAGGAATGGTCAAAGAAGCGAAGGGCATCCTTCCCCCGGGAATGCCCGGCTACACTGAAAAAGCAAAGGGCCTGGTTTGTGAACCATCTCAGGCTATGGATTTTCTCAAGAGATCCTCTTATGGAGGGCCAGAAGGGCTTCCATCCATAACTTTAAGTGTGAGTGGGAGCACAGCTCTTGCTCAGGCGCTGGTTGAGATGTATAAAAATTCCTTAGAGGTCGCGGTAGAGATTGAACAGATCCCTTGGGACCTTTTCCTGAGGGAAGTTAATGAGCACAAATTGCAGATGTTTATCCTGGGGTGGAGTGCCGATTACCCCGATCCCCACAATTTCCTGGATATTCACTTTCACAGCCAGAGCCCTGGCAACAACACAGGCTATTCCAACCCGGAAGTGGATAGGCTCCTGGAGGAAGCCAGAGTGGAAAAGGACCACAGCAGAAGAATGGCCCTTTACCAGCAAGCCGAAGACTTGATCCTTAAGGATGCGCCATGGGTGCCCCTCTTCCATGGGGTTGATTATATCTTGGTGAAGCCTTACGTCCGGGAGTTTGTGGTATCGCCTATTGGCACCCTTTATTTGAATAAAACCTACATTTCCAGATAA
- a CDS encoding ABC transporter ATP-binding protein: MGALLEIKNLKTRFFTQEGVVHAVNGISLYLNEGETLGLVGESGCGKSVSMLSVLRLIPQPPGRIVGGEVWFEGKDLLKISEDEIRKIRGNKIAMIFQDPMTSLNPVLTIGQQLGEPLMLHKGMSKKEAREESIRLLKTVGIPEAEKRIDDYPHQFSGGMRQRVMIAMALACNPKILIADEPTTALDVTIQAQIIDLVKRLRDEMGMAVIWITHDLGIIAGLAQRVNVMYAGFIIEAAPVKKLYGDPRHPYTMGLLRSVPRVDAPVKEKLTPIEGLPPDLISLPPGCPFAPRCEYTIDRCLEENPTLEPVDTDHSVACWVDVKTRAPRF, from the coding sequence ATGGGGGCACTCCTGGAGATCAAAAACCTGAAGACTCGATTCTTCACCCAGGAAGGGGTAGTTCATGCTGTAAATGGCATTTCCCTTTACCTCAACGAGGGAGAAACCCTCGGACTTGTGGGGGAATCGGGTTGTGGGAAAAGCGTGAGTATGCTCTCAGTTCTGAGGTTGATCCCCCAGCCACCGGGCCGAATCGTTGGGGGAGAGGTGTGGTTTGAAGGCAAAGATCTGCTCAAAATAAGCGAGGATGAGATAAGGAAAATTCGGGGCAACAAAATAGCCATGATTTTCCAGGACCCTATGACTTCCCTTAACCCGGTCCTGACCATAGGCCAGCAGCTTGGAGAGCCCCTCATGCTCCACAAAGGGATGAGCAAGAAAGAGGCCCGGGAAGAGTCCATCCGCCTTCTGAAGACTGTGGGGATCCCGGAGGCAGAGAAGCGCATAGACGATTACCCCCACCAGTTTTCAGGGGGGATGCGCCAGAGGGTTATGATCGCCATGGCTCTGGCCTGCAACCCCAAAATCTTGATAGCCGATGAGCCCACTACGGCTCTGGACGTCACCATCCAGGCGCAGATCATTGACCTGGTGAAAAGGTTAAGGGATGAAATGGGGATGGCCGTCATCTGGATAACTCACGATTTGGGGATAATAGCTGGGCTGGCTCAGAGGGTGAACGTAATGTATGCTGGCTTCATCATAGAGGCTGCTCCCGTTAAGAAACTTTACGGTGATCCCCGCCACCCTTACACCATGGGCCTTCTGCGCTCAGTCCCAAGGGTTGATGCCCCCGTCAAAGAGAAATTAACCCCCATTGAAGGCCTTCCCCCAGATTTGATAAGCCTTCCTCCAGGGTGTCCTTTCGCTCCAAGGTGCGAATATACTATAGACCGTTGCCTGGAGGAGAACCCAACGCTGGAGCCCGTGGATACAGACCATTCAGTGGCCTGCTGGGTGGACGTTAAAACCCGTGCGCCAAGGTTTTGA
- a CDS encoding ABC transporter ATP-binding protein, producing MTRGIIFQRTIGYIRAVDDVSFFIRKGETFGLVGESGSGKTTVGRTILLLHRPTSGKVYFDGIDLTALKGEELRRMRRRMQIIFQDPYASLNPRMTVGDIIGEPLEIHGIARGREKRERVMELLQVVGLNPYFINRYPHEFSGGQRQRIGVARALAMNPDFIVCDEPISALDVSIQAQIINLLEELQDRFGLTYLFIAHDLAVVRHISNRVAVMYLGKIVELTDRDSLYNNPLHPYTQALLSAIPIPDPVVEERRRRIILKGEIPSPANPPSGCRFHTRCPVVMDICKEVEPEFKDIGGEHWVACHRIS from the coding sequence ATCACCAGGGGCATTATTTTCCAAAGAACCATCGGCTATATCCGGGCGGTTGATGATGTGAGCTTTTTCATCCGCAAGGGGGAAACTTTCGGCCTTGTCGGAGAATCGGGCTCTGGCAAAACCACCGTTGGCCGTACCATCCTGCTGCTGCATCGCCCCACTTCCGGTAAAGTTTATTTTGATGGGATTGACCTTACGGCCCTCAAGGGCGAGGAACTGCGCCGGATGCGCCGCCGAATGCAGATAATTTTCCAGGACCCCTATGCTTCCCTCAATCCCAGAATGACGGTTGGAGATATTATCGGAGAACCCCTGGAAATCCATGGGATCGCCAGGGGCAGGGAGAAACGCGAAAGGGTTATGGAACTTCTTCAGGTTGTGGGCCTTAATCCCTATTTCATAAACCGCTATCCCCATGAGTTCTCTGGAGGCCAAAGACAGCGCATAGGGGTTGCCAGAGCCCTGGCTATGAATCCCGATTTCATCGTGTGCGACGAGCCCATCTCAGCTCTGGATGTTTCAATCCAGGCTCAGATCATAAACCTTCTGGAGGAGCTTCAGGATAGATTCGGGCTCACTTATCTCTTCATAGCTCATGATCTGGCAGTGGTTCGTCACATTTCCAATCGGGTGGCTGTAATGTATCTGGGCAAGATTGTGGAACTCACCGATCGTGACAGCCTTTACAACAACCCCCTCCACCCTTATACCCAGGCTCTTCTTTCGGCAATCCCTATTCCTGATCCGGTGGTGGAAGAACGCCGGCGGCGTATAATCCTCAAGGGAGAGATCCCAAGCCCAGCTAATCCTCCTTCAGGCTGTCGTTTCCATACACGCTGCCCGGTGGTAATGGATATTTGCAAAGAAGTGGAGCCAGAATTCAAGGACATAGGTGGCGAACATTGGGTCGCTTGCCACAGAATTAGCTAA
- a CDS encoding FAD-binding protein: MMNQRILREIENIVGEGNVLADDIDLLLYSYDASFPESKPDVVVFPRSVEEISRIMALASAEQIPVIPRGAGTGLSGGAVPVKGGMILSLTRMTRILKIDTENLVVEVEPGVVNSHLQIALAPYGLFYPPDPASMKVCTLGGNVAENAGGPRCLKYGVTKDYVLGLEVVLPDGEIIHTGGQVIKNTSGYDLTRLFVGSEGTLGVITKIILRVLPLPEAKKTMLAIFDSLDAASKTVSAIVAAGIIPTTLELMDNLLIRCAEEFTHVGLPTDAEALLLIEVDGAKEALPPQVQAIENICRREGVREIRIAASAAEVDRLWLARRTVIGAVARVRPSLVLQDVTVPRSLLPEMVSRVVEVSRKVGLPIGVLAHAGDGNLHPLILFDSRIPGELEKVHQAEEEIFASAIELGGTLTGEHGIGLTKREYFSWQFSPKEMEVTRNIKKAFDPMNILNPGKILPE, translated from the coding sequence ATAATGAACCAGCGTATTTTGCGTGAAATTGAGAACATAGTGGGGGAAGGAAACGTCCTGGCCGACGATATAGACCTCCTCCTTTATTCCTACGATGCTTCCTTTCCCGAAAGCAAGCCCGATGTGGTGGTTTTCCCTCGGTCTGTTGAGGAAATTTCCCGCATAATGGCCTTAGCTTCAGCCGAGCAAATCCCAGTTATACCCAGAGGAGCAGGGACAGGGCTGAGCGGAGGGGCCGTTCCGGTAAAGGGGGGAATGATCCTTTCCCTCACCAGGATGACCCGTATCCTTAAAATAGATACTGAAAACCTGGTGGTGGAAGTGGAGCCGGGAGTCGTGAATTCCCACCTACAGATAGCTTTAGCTCCTTACGGCCTCTTTTACCCTCCCGATCCAGCCAGCATGAAGGTTTGCACCCTGGGAGGGAACGTAGCGGAAAATGCCGGTGGCCCCCGTTGCCTGAAGTACGGAGTGACCAAAGATTATGTTTTGGGGCTGGAAGTGGTTCTGCCCGATGGAGAGATAATCCACACCGGGGGTCAGGTTATAAAGAACACCTCGGGGTATGACCTCACCCGCCTCTTTGTGGGGTCTGAGGGCACCCTTGGGGTAATAACCAAGATAATTTTAAGGGTTCTGCCCCTCCCCGAGGCTAAAAAGACCATGCTGGCGATATTTGACTCCTTGGATGCAGCTTCAAAGACCGTCAGCGCCATCGTGGCGGCTGGCATAATACCTACAACACTGGAACTTATGGACAACCTCCTCATCCGTTGTGCCGAGGAATTCACCCATGTTGGTCTCCCCACGGATGCCGAAGCCCTGCTCCTCATAGAGGTGGACGGGGCTAAGGAAGCTCTTCCTCCTCAGGTTCAGGCTATAGAAAACATTTGCCGCAGGGAAGGGGTAAGAGAGATAAGGATCGCTGCCTCTGCTGCTGAAGTGGATAGACTGTGGCTTGCTCGCAGGACAGTTATAGGAGCTGTTGCCAGGGTCAGGCCTTCATTGGTCCTTCAGGATGTGACCGTTCCCAGAAGCCTCTTGCCGGAGATGGTGTCCCGCGTTGTTGAAGTATCCAGAAAAGTGGGCTTGCCTATAGGTGTCCTTGCCCACGCTGGCGATGGCAACCTTCATCCCCTCATCCTCTTTGATAGCCGTATTCCGGGGGAGCTGGAGAAAGTCCATCAGGCTGAAGAGGAGATCTTCGCCTCGGCCATTGAGCTTGGAGGAACCCTTACAGGGGAACATGGCATAGGCCTCACCAAGAGGGAATATTTCTCCTGGCAATTTTCGCCAAAGGAGATGGAAGTTACGAGAAACATTAAAAAGGCCTTTGACCCGATGAACATTTTGAATCCAGGAAAGATTTTGCCAGAATAG
- a CDS encoding (Fe-S)-binding protein, with amino-acid sequence MELHEALYRCNKCGFCQASCPFYQFTREEWSSARGRLRLIREALEGRLATSDKYSRRLYRCFMCGACSVTCPSGVPVEEILLKTREALALKGFIPSPLEELGLRVSSTGNISGEDKSLRLSWAQNLDFPVRRNGKPEMVYFVGCVSSLYPQAYGLPQSMVYLLERCEVNYSVLGEEEVCCGYPLLINGQVELARDMAKKNISRVKETGASVLLTTCPSCYRMWKKFYPELLGEDSGLKVIHSVQWLAEAGLSFKPFEEKLSYHDPCDLGRGCKIYEEPRAFLSSIPGVKLVEMPFTKGEALCCGGGGNVESLEPSAGEEVAKMRLEQARIAGAGIVITACPQCRRTLSRAARGMGLRVLDIVELGAKLLT; translated from the coding sequence ATGGAACTCCATGAAGCCCTTTACAGGTGCAATAAATGTGGTTTCTGCCAGGCTTCTTGCCCCTTTTACCAGTTCACACGAGAAGAGTGGAGCAGCGCCCGAGGAAGGCTCAGGCTAATAAGGGAAGCTCTGGAAGGCCGGCTTGCTACTTCTGATAAATACAGCCGAAGGCTGTACCGCTGTTTCATGTGCGGAGCTTGTTCTGTTACCTGCCCGAGCGGGGTGCCGGTGGAGGAAATCCTCCTCAAAACCAGAGAGGCATTGGCTCTCAAGGGGTTCATCCCTTCCCCCCTGGAAGAGTTAGGCCTGAGAGTTAGTTCTACAGGCAATATCTCAGGGGAAGACAAATCCCTGCGCCTTTCCTGGGCTCAGAACCTGGATTTTCCCGTCCGCCGCAATGGTAAGCCAGAGATGGTTTACTTCGTAGGGTGTGTTTCATCCCTGTATCCCCAGGCCTATGGCCTTCCTCAGAGCATGGTTTACCTTCTGGAAAGGTGTGAGGTTAATTACTCGGTTCTGGGGGAAGAAGAAGTCTGTTGCGGCTATCCTCTCCTCATCAATGGGCAAGTAGAACTGGCCAGGGACATGGCCAAGAAGAACATCTCCAGAGTAAAAGAAACTGGAGCCAGCGTTCTTCTGACCACCTGCCCCTCCTGTTACAGGATGTGGAAGAAATTTTACCCGGAGCTTCTCGGGGAAGATAGCGGCCTGAAAGTGATTCACTCAGTTCAATGGCTTGCAGAGGCTGGGCTTTCCTTCAAACCCTTTGAGGAAAAACTTTCCTATCATGACCCATGCGATTTGGGGCGGGGCTGCAAGATTTACGAAGAGCCCAGGGCTTTCCTGAGTTCTATCCCCGGCGTAAAACTGGTAGAAATGCCTTTCACCAAAGGCGAAGCCCTCTGTTGCGGGGGCGGGGGCAATGTGGAAAGCCTTGAACCCTCAGCTGGTGAAGAAGTGGCCAAGATGCGCCTTGAGCAGGCCCGTATTGCAGGGGCGGGTATAGTAATCACCGCCTGCCCCCAGTGCCGGAGAACTCTCTCAAGGGCCGCAAGGGGAATGGGCC